The Winslowiella toletana region TGGCAGATGCCGTTGGCCTGCCGCGTGCAACCAGCCTGAAAGCGTTGACCACTTTCAGCGGTCTGGCGCACCGTTTCCAGCTTGCATGGCAGCATAACGGCGTGCGCTGGATTAACGATTCTAAAGCGACCAATGTCGGCAGTACTGAAGCGGCGCTGAATGGCTTGCAGGTTCAGGGCACGCTGTGGCTGCTGTTGGGCGGTGACGGTAAATCAGCCGACTTCAGCCCGCTGGCGCGCTATCTGCAAGGCGATAACGTGCGGGTGTACTGCTTCGGACGTGACGCTGCCGCACTGGCAGACTTACGCCCTGAAATTTCAGTACGCACCGAGACCCTGCAGCAGGCGATGGAACAGATTGCTGTCCAGCTGCAGCCGGGCGATATGGTGCTGCTGTCGCCGGCTTGTGCCAGCCTCGATCAGTTCCGTAACTTTGAACAGCGTGGCGATCTGTTTGTGCAACTGGCTAAGGAGCTTGGCTGATGCGTTTTCCTGGTCTGAGCCTTGCTGGCGGCATTTCTCATCGTCTGAAAGATTGGGTGATGGGATCGCGTGAAAAAGACGCCTCGTCAATGGTGCTGTATGACCGCACGTTGCTGTGGCTGACTTTTGGTCTGGCGATTATCGGTTTTGTGATGGTGACATCGGCATCGATGCCGGTGGGTCAGCGTTTGTCAGAAGATCCGTTCTTCTTTGCCAAGCGTGAAGCATTCTATCTGCTGCTGGCGTTTGGCATGGCGCTGGTGACACTGCGGGTGCCAATGGAAGTCTGGCAGCGTTACAGCAACATTATGCTGGTGGCCTCGGTAGTGATGCTGTTGATTGTGCTGGTCGTCGGTAGCTCGGTCAACGGCGCATCGCGCTGGATTGCCCTTGGGCCGCTACGTATCCAGCCAGCAGAGTTATCGAAGCTGTCATTGTTCTGCTATCTCGCCAGCTATCTGGTGCGCAAGGTAGAGGAAGTCCGTCACAACTTCTGGGGATTCTGTAAGCCGATGGGCGTAATGGTGGTGCTGGCGGTGTTACTGCTGGCACAGCCTGACCTCGGTACGGTGGTGGTGCTGTTTGTTACTACGCTGGCGATGCTGTTCCTGGCTGGGGCGAAGTTATGGCAATTTCTGGCAATTATCGGCTCGGGGATTTTTGCCGTTTGCTTGCTGATTATTGCTGAACCGTACCGTATGCGCCGCGTCACTTCCTTCTGGGATCCATGGGAAGATCCTTTCGGCAGCGGCTACCAGCTGACCCAGTCGCTGATGGCGTTTGGTCGCGGTGAGTTCTGGGGCCAGGGCTTAGGTAATTCAGTACAAAAACTGGAGTATTTACCGGAAGCGCATACCGACTTCATTTTCTCGATTATCGGGGAAGAACTGGGTTATATCGGTGTGGTTTTTGCCCTGTTAATGGTATTCTTCGTCGCTTTTCGTGCGATGTCGATTGGCCGCCGGGCATTAGAGCTTGACCAGCGTTTTTCCGGCTTTTTAGCCTGTTCGATTGGCGTGTGGTTTAGCTTCCAGGCGTTGGTTAACGTCGGTGCTGCCGCGGGCATGCTGCCGACCAAAGGTCTGACGCTGCCGCTGATCAGTTACGGTGGTTCCAGTCTGATTATTATGTCGACGGCTATCGTACTGTTATTGCGTATTGATTATGAAACGCGTCTGGCAAAAGCGCAGGCGTTTACACGAGGTGCCCGATGAGTGGTAAGCGACTG contains the following coding sequences:
- the ftsW gene encoding cell division protein FtsW; protein product: MRFPGLSLAGGISHRLKDWVMGSREKDASSMVLYDRTLLWLTFGLAIIGFVMVTSASMPVGQRLSEDPFFFAKREAFYLLLAFGMALVTLRVPMEVWQRYSNIMLVASVVMLLIVLVVGSSVNGASRWIALGPLRIQPAELSKLSLFCYLASYLVRKVEEVRHNFWGFCKPMGVMVVLAVLLLAQPDLGTVVVLFVTTLAMLFLAGAKLWQFLAIIGSGIFAVCLLIIAEPYRMRRVTSFWDPWEDPFGSGYQLTQSLMAFGRGEFWGQGLGNSVQKLEYLPEAHTDFIFSIIGEELGYIGVVFALLMVFFVAFRAMSIGRRALELDQRFSGFLACSIGVWFSFQALVNVGAAAGMLPTKGLTLPLISYGGSSLIIMSTAIVLLLRIDYETRLAKAQAFTRGAR